A region from the Campylobacter blaseri genome encodes:
- the accB gene encoding acetyl-CoA carboxylase biotin carboxyl carrier protein, translated as MKKLEDIKNLMEFFEKVGIGRLRIKEGDFEIELKKHSEDKAEALEQQCTAPKNQTTTPINFVVNDTMLSSNTKTDTIDAPMVGTYYVAPTPGATPFVKIGQSVRKGEVIGIIEAMKIMNEIEAEFDCKIVKSLVEDGQPVEYGTPLFEVEKI; from the coding sequence ATGAAAAAATTAGAAGATATAAAAAATCTTATGGAATTTTTTGAAAAAGTTGGAATAGGGCGTCTTAGAATAAAAGAGGGGGATTTTGAAATAGAATTAAAAAAACATAGTGAAGATAAAGCAGAAGCTTTAGAGCAACAATGCACAGCCCCAAAAAATCAAACAACAACACCAATTAATTTTGTTGTAAATGATACTATGCTTTCATCAAATACTAAAACAGATACCATAGATGCACCGATGGTCGGCACCTATTATGTGGCACCAACACCAGGAGCAACTCCATTTGTAAAAATTGGACAAAGCGTTAGAAAAGGTGAGGTTATAGGAATTATTGAAGCTATGAAAATAATGAATGAGATTGAGGCTGAGTTTGATTGCAAGATTGTAAAATCATTAGTTGAAGATGGACAGCCGGTTGAATATGGAACACCTTTATTTGAGGTGGAGAAAATATAA
- a CDS encoding GNAT family N-acetyltransferase encodes MIKIIYEPDKKRVVAYDGDKNIGESTYSKSDNIWIIDHTFVKDSYTGQGIAGKLVALIVQEARKNGVKIIPLCPFAKSEFDKNPNYSDLL; translated from the coding sequence ATGATAAAAATCATATATGAACCTGACAAGAAAAGAGTAGTTGCATATGATGGAGATAAAAATATAGGTGAAAGTACATATTCTAAATCTGATAATATATGGATAATAGATCATACCTTTGTCAAAGATAGCTACACAGGACAAGGCATAGCAGGAAAACTTGTAGCCTTAATAGTTCAAGAAGCCAGAAAAAATGGGGTTAAAATAATTCCACTATGTCCATTTGCAAAAAGTGAATTTGATAAAAATCCAAACTACTCAGATTTACTATAA
- a CDS encoding ABC transporter substrate-binding protein, whose amino-acid sequence MKKIIFSLILSINALFAKNIVILEPSSIEIIFMLEAQDSIAAIAKTQSSDIWPQEEVAKLASIGTYIKPNLEKIVEINPDLVLVSYHSSSIINDLDRFNIKHEMIQANSIDDIYKNIIKIGKFVVKEKESKKIIDDFQNRINALKFDKLKDKKALFFYSATNLLSFGKDTLPDSIFKIMGIKNIASKLKGSNPIVSPEYLLEENPDFMLVVSNGNVDDFLKQYPILRHTNAVKNNKIFIINGSSLLRGTPRIINEIEKIYSEFIK is encoded by the coding sequence ATGAAAAAAATAATTTTTAGTTTAATTTTATCTATAAATGCACTTTTTGCAAAGAATATCGTGATTCTTGAGCCATCAAGTATCGAGATAATTTTTATGCTTGAAGCACAAGATAGTATTGCAGCCATTGCAAAAACACAAAGTAGTGATATTTGGCCACAAGAAGAGGTAGCAAAACTAGCAAGTATTGGAACCTATATTAAACCAAATTTAGAAAAAATTGTAGAAATAAATCCTGATTTGGTTTTGGTTAGTTATCACTCAAGCTCTATCATAAATGATTTAGATAGATTTAACATTAAACATGAAATGATACAAGCAAATAGCATAGATGATATTTATAAGAATATAATTAAAATAGGAAAATTTGTTGTAAAAGAAAAAGAGAGTAAAAAAATTATAGATGATTTTCAAAATAGAATAAATGCACTTAAATTTGATAAATTGAAAGACAAAAAAGCACTATTTTTTTATTCAGCAACTAATTTGCTTAGTTTTGGAAAAGATACATTACCAGATAGTATATTTAAAATTATGGGAATTAAAAATATTGCTTCAAAATTAAAAGGTAGCAATCCAATTGTTTCGCCTGAATATTTATTAGAGGAAAATCCTGATTTTATGTTAGTTGTAAGCAATGGCAATGTTGATGATTTTTTGAAACAATATCCTATTTTAAGGCATACAAATGCAGTAAAAAACAATAAAATTTTTATAATTAATGGCTCTTCATTATTAAGAGGAACACCTAGAATTATTAACGAGATAGAAAAAATTTATAGCGAGTTTATTAAATAG
- a CDS encoding TonB-dependent hemoglobin/transferrin/lactoferrin family receptor, with protein MKRYFYLIFVVSVSNFLLNAKEISLNQVTVTASEEDNLAYKKVGKNIKSSKKLSKEQVSSSKDLVRYETGISIVEGDGRFGSSGYNIRGAEENRVATVIDGLHQAQTLSSQSFKELFMGYGNFNNVQNGVEMETLKQVTFQKGSNSVKTGNGSLGGSVIFETKDARDYLLEKDWFFSVKSGYSSANSQKLFSTTLAAKVKYFDFLFVKAKRDGHETKNYGYKGYDDSIVGKKREKADPYNISYDSTLVKVSFNPSENHRFTIGTDMYEKNSQGNDYSYTLTLTRWGNSFQELGKRYTDDKVERKNNFLTYENYDITPFWDTLKLTFSNQKIKTKAKTDENCRGNNCIEVSNKEGIDLKNGQLVDKYGGKYKAELNSEGKELYVDSKGNKILFSNADLTSKRLNQLWFDCSVFDCSKEIEGYKTGYDTTGKTIVHKKFKLDREATWAVNGKTYRSIPDEYGWLLMLPNSKGYLERDWKDRDLNTDTKQINLDLTKSFTTFNLDHYLEYGGLYSKTEKSMVNRQGYDGANAKWWGKYILEGNTPWNKPNQIENVKNSYLNPKIDPEFSFLIPVEIKNTALYFYDELYINDKISFDLGYRYDILRYRTKYEHGKSPKIPDDTVKGLFIPMPKGEEIWWNPGHYYPPNDKQIAENIRQNIDFISKPKKYNSHSYELGLNLDPLDYLKIQLKYSKGFRAPTSDELYFTFQHPDFTIIPNPTLEAETSKTKEISFTLHNENYGYFSINAFRTDYDNFIDLVFLGAKNVEWAGGSRVDYYKYANFNRDNAKVEGIEIESKLNLGALTNILDGFHIGYKLTKQKGTVKDKIDMPMNAINPMKSVYNLGYNDPLNKYGIDLYMTSVAKKKAKDTYNMFWKEQGETDTTMKYRSDDYTVVDLIGYIKPIKNLTIRGGIYNITDKKYLTWESARSIRPFGTTNLIDQDTGEGLARFYSPGRNFKIDFEYKF; from the coding sequence ATGAAAAGATATTTTTATCTGATATTTGTAGTTAGTGTTTCTAATTTTTTATTAAATGCAAAAGAGATTTCATTAAATCAAGTTACTGTAACTGCAAGCGAAGAAGATAATTTAGCATACAAAAAAGTTGGTAAAAATATAAAATCCTCTAAAAAACTTAGCAAAGAACAGGTATCTAGTTCAAAAGATTTAGTCAGGTATGAAACAGGTATAAGTATTGTTGAAGGAGATGGCAGATTTGGAAGTAGTGGTTATAATATAAGAGGGGCAGAGGAGAACAGAGTTGCTACTGTAATAGATGGTTTACATCAAGCTCAAACACTCTCTTCTCAGAGTTTTAAAGAGTTGTTTATGGGATATGGAAATTTTAACAATGTTCAAAATGGTGTTGAAATGGAAACTTTAAAACAAGTTACTTTCCAAAAAGGTTCAAATTCTGTTAAAACAGGAAATGGCTCACTTGGTGGTTCTGTTATATTTGAAACCAAAGATGCTAGAGATTATCTACTTGAAAAAGATTGGTTTTTTAGTGTTAAAAGTGGTTATTCTAGTGCAAATTCTCAAAAATTATTTTCTACAACACTTGCTGCTAAAGTGAAATATTTTGACTTTTTATTTGTTAAAGCAAAAAGAGATGGTCATGAGACTAAAAACTATGGGTATAAAGGGTATGATGATAGTATAGTTGGTAAAAAAAGAGAAAAAGCAGATCCATATAATATAAGTTATGATAGCACATTGGTTAAAGTTTCTTTTAATCCATCAGAAAATCACCGTTTTACAATTGGAACCGATATGTATGAGAAAAATTCACAAGGGAATGATTACTCATATACATTAACCTTGACTAGATGGGGAAATTCATTTCAAGAACTTGGAAAAAGATATACAGATGACAAAGTAGAGAGAAAAAATAACTTTTTAACATATGAAAATTATGATATTACACCTTTTTGGGATACTCTAAAACTTACTTTTTCAAATCAAAAAATAAAAACAAAAGCTAAAACTGATGAAAATTGTCGTGGAAATAATTGCATAGAGGTATCCAATAAAGAGGGAATAGATCTTAAAAATGGACAACTAGTAGATAAATATGGCGGTAAGTACAAGGCGGAGTTAAATAGCGAAGGAAAAGAACTATATGTAGATAGTAAAGGAAATAAAATTCTATTTAGCAATGCTGATTTAACATCAAAAAGATTAAATCAGTTGTGGTTTGATTGTTCTGTGTTTGATTGTTCAAAAGAGATAGAAGGATATAAGACGGGCTATGATACGACAGGAAAGACCATTGTACATAAAAAATTTAAATTAGATAGAGAGGCTACATGGGCAGTTAATGGAAAAACATATAGGTCAATTCCAGATGAGTATGGGTGGCTTTTAATGCTTCCAAATTCAAAAGGATATCTTGAAAGGGATTGGAAAGACAGGGATTTAAACACAGATACTAAGCAGATTAATCTAGATTTAACAAAATCTTTTACAACTTTTAATCTAGACCATTATTTGGAGTATGGAGGACTTTATAGTAAAACTGAAAAAAGTATGGTAAATAGACAAGGCTATGATGGTGCAAATGCAAAGTGGTGGGGAAAATATATACTCGAAGGAAATACTCCGTGGAATAAGCCAAATCAAATAGAAAATGTTAAAAATTCATATTTAAACCCTAAAATAGATCCAGAATTTTCTTTTTTAATTCCAGTGGAGATTAAAAACACTGCACTATATTTTTATGATGAACTTTATATAAATGATAAAATTAGTTTTGATTTAGGATATAGATATGATATATTAAGATATAGAACTAAATATGAACATGGTAAATCTCCAAAAATTCCAGATGATACTGTAAAAGGGCTTTTTATACCTATGCCAAAAGGAGAGGAAATTTGGTGGAATCCAGGACATTACTATCCACCAAATGATAAGCAAATTGCAGAAAATATTAGACAAAATATAGATTTTATATCAAAACCTAAAAAGTATAATAGCCACTCTTATGAACTAGGGTTAAATTTAGATCCACTAGATTATTTAAAGATTCAACTTAAATACTCAAAAGGCTTTAGGGCACCAACTTCTGATGAGTTGTATTTTACTTTTCAACATCCAGATTTTACCATTATACCAAACCCTACATTAGAAGCTGAAACTTCAAAAACAAAAGAGATATCTTTTACTCTTCATAATGAAAATTATGGATATTTTAGTATAAATGCTTTTAGAACTGATTATGATAACTTTATAGACTTAGTCTTTTTAGGGGCTAAAAATGTAGAATGGGCAGGTGGTTCTAGGGTTGATTATTATAAATATGCAAATTTTAATAGAGATAATGCAAAAGTAGAGGGTATTGAAATTGAGTCAAAACTTAATTTAGGTGCTTTAACCAATATTTTAGATGGATTTCATATTGGCTATAAACTAACTAAGCAAAAAGGAACTGTTAAAGATAAAATTGATATGCCTATGAATGCTATAAATCCTATGAAATCTGTGTATAACTTAGGATATAATGATCCTTTAAATAAATATGGAATCGATTTATATATGACTAGCGTTGCTAAGAAAAAAGCTAAAGATACATATAATATGTTTTGGAAAGAACAAGGTGAAACTGACACTACTATGAAATATAGAAGTGATGATTATACTGTAGTTGATCTTATAGGTTATATAAAGCCTATTAAAAACTTAACTATTAGAGGCGGTATATATAATATAACTGATAAAAAATATCTAACTTGGGAATCAGCAAGATCTATAAGACCTTTTGGAACAACAAATTTAATAGATCAAGATACAGGTGAGGGTTTGGCTAGATTCTACTCACCGGGCAGAAATTTCAAAATTGATTTTGAATATAAATTTTAA
- a CDS encoding acetyl-CoA carboxylase biotin carboxylase subunit — MEIKRVLIANRGEIALRALRTIQEMGKEAIVVYSTADKDALYVKYADASICIGPPRSSDSYLNIPAIMAAAQISEADAIFPGYGFLSENQTFVEICEKEGVKFIGPDVSAMSLMSDKSKAKSFMKRAGVPVVPGSDGAVKDADTAKKLAKEIGYPVIIKAAAGGGGRGMRVVHKEEDLEKNFWSAESEAVSAFGDGTMYMEKYIQNPRHIEVQIIGDNFGNVIHIGERDCSMQRRHQKLIEESPAVVLDEVARKKLQESAVKATKSIGYTGAGTFEFLYDSTTKEFYFIEMNTRLQVEHCVSEMVSGLDIVELMIRVAQGEKLPSQDEVILRGHSIECRITAEDPKSFVPSPGTITKYIAPGGRSVRMDSHIFQGYTIPPFYDSMIGKLIVHASTREKAISKMNVALHQLTIQGIKTTRNFHINMMENKDFRDNNFDTNYLSKYY; from the coding sequence ATGGAAATAAAACGAGTTTTAATAGCAAATCGTGGTGAAATTGCTCTAAGAGCACTTAGAACTATCCAGGAGATGGGAAAAGAGGCAATCGTTGTCTATTCTACTGCTGATAAAGATGCTTTGTATGTAAAATATGCAGATGCTAGTATATGTATAGGTCCACCAAGAAGTAGTGATAGTTATTTAAATATACCTGCAATTATGGCAGCAGCTCAAATCAGTGAAGCTGATGCTATTTTCCCAGGATATGGTTTTTTAAGTGAAAACCAAACTTTTGTTGAAATTTGTGAAAAAGAGGGTGTTAAATTTATTGGACCTGATGTTTCTGCTATGAGTTTAATGAGTGATAAGAGTAAGGCAAAAAGCTTTATGAAAAGAGCAGGAGTTCCAGTAGTTCCTGGAAGTGATGGAGCTGTAAAAGATGCTGACACAGCCAAAAAATTGGCTAAAGAGATAGGATATCCTGTCATTATAAAAGCAGCAGCTGGTGGTGGTGGTCGTGGTATGAGAGTAGTTCATAAAGAAGAGGATTTAGAAAAAAACTTTTGGTCTGCCGAGAGTGAAGCAGTATCTGCTTTTGGTGATGGAACTATGTATATGGAAAAATATATTCAAAATCCAAGACACATAGAAGTTCAAATCATTGGTGATAATTTTGGCAACGTCATACACATAGGAGAAAGAGATTGCTCTATGCAAAGACGACATCAAAAGTTAATAGAAGAGAGTCCTGCTGTAGTTCTTGATGAAGTTGCAAGAAAAAAACTCCAAGAAAGTGCAGTAAAAGCCACAAAGTCTATAGGATATACTGGTGCTGGAACTTTTGAATTTTTATATGATAGCACCACAAAAGAGTTTTATTTTATAGAGATGAATACAAGATTGCAAGTTGAACACTGTGTTAGTGAAATGGTAAGTGGTCTTGATATAGTTGAACTTATGATAAGAGTAGCTCAAGGTGAAAAGCTACCTTCGCAAGATGAGGTTATTTTAAGAGGTCATTCAATTGAATGTAGAATTACAGCTGAAGATCCAAAAAGCTTTGTGCCAAGCCCGGGAACAATCACGAAATATATTGCCCCTGGAGGACGTAGCGTTAGAATGGATAGCCATATTTTCCAAGGATATACAATTCCTCCATTTTATGATAGTATGATAGGAAAGCTTATTGTTCATGCAAGCACTAGAGAAAAAGCGATCTCAAAAATGAATGTTGCGCTTCACCAACTAACTATACAAGGAATAAAAACAACAAGAAATTTTCATATAAATATGATGGAAAATAAGGATTTTCGAGACAATAATTTTGATACAAACTATCTTTCAAAATACTATTAA
- a CDS encoding flavodoxin family protein has product MFKERIKNHHRERLNPPIMSSFNELDRFLQKKPKDKNMVIYFHIPYCDNICSFCSMNRTKLEDELDNYCNFLISQIDKYKDYPYIQQKSIKSIYFGGGTPTVFKEKHLEKILNKINASFNISKEVEYSFETTLHNLSMSKINLMTNLGVNRYSIGIQSFDDKGRKFLNRVGTAKQAINKIEKIKERFSGNLCIDIIYNYPNQNIKDILYDSKTIKELNIDSVSFYSLMYFTGSKLSKELDEKYYNLEQDKKLHNAFVEDLLKDKRFEFLEYTKILQPKRDKYKYITLSHKGVDILPIGVGAGGRIAEYSMFMPKMGMQIVTKVPKFEIEFERLCNLFQYDKISLEKVKSYLSGETFGELMNFFKKLEAEKYVYINNGSINFTLDGIFWGNTIAVEVAKIVKKDFIKHIDMNIIPMLHHHMKNSEVTNKMSPNMLEKAKKMNENMMRMPHHYTDEQNLHSKIPDMSKQKQKEIKMKNVVIYSSKTGNTKKVAEAIAQSLDYELINIDDVRDFDDYEKIIFGFWVDKGFMDTKTKKKAENIKNKTLGIFFTSGVEPNSEHAKECLEKSKEYFTILGNNVTHLFCCQGAIDPEVIEIMKNMAIKMGDKAVHKITDERRARWKKAETHPDKEDLKNAILAFSNF; this is encoded by the coding sequence ATGTTTAAAGAAAGAATAAAAAATCATCATAGGGAAAGATTAAACCCACCAATTATGAGTAGTTTTAATGAGTTAGATAGGTTTTTACAAAAAAAACCAAAAGATAAAAATATGGTTATATATTTTCATATTCCATATTGTGACAATATCTGTTCATTTTGCTCTATGAATAGAACAAAACTAGAAGATGAGCTTGATAATTATTGTAATTTTTTAATCTCACAAATTGATAAATATAAAGATTATCCATATATACAACAAAAAAGCATTAAAAGTATATATTTTGGTGGTGGAACGCCAACTGTTTTTAAAGAAAAACATTTAGAGAAAATTTTAAACAAGATAAACGCATCTTTTAATATCTCAAAAGAGGTTGAGTACAGCTTCGAAACTACTTTGCATAATTTATCTATGAGCAAAATAAATTTGATGACAAATTTGGGTGTAAATCGTTATAGTATTGGAATTCAAAGCTTTGATGATAAGGGAAGAAAGTTTTTAAACAGAGTTGGAACTGCAAAACAGGCTATTAACAAGATAGAGAAAATCAAAGAGCGTTTTAGTGGAAATTTATGTATTGATATTATATACAATTATCCAAATCAGAACATAAAAGATATTTTATATGACTCTAAAACAATTAAAGAGCTTAATATTGATAGTGTTAGCTTTTACTCTTTGATGTATTTTACAGGTTCAAAACTTAGTAAGGAGCTTGACGAAAAATACTATAATCTAGAACAAGATAAAAAACTTCATAATGCTTTTGTAGAGGATTTGCTAAAAGATAAAAGGTTTGAGTTTTTAGAATACACAAAAATATTGCAACCAAAAAGAGATAAATATAAATATATAACTTTAAGCCATAAAGGTGTTGATATTTTACCTATTGGAGTTGGTGCAGGTGGGAGAATTGCAGAGTATTCAATGTTTATGCCTAAAATGGGAATGCAAATAGTTACGAAAGTTCCAAAATTTGAGATAGAATTTGAGCGACTTTGTAATTTGTTTCAATATGATAAAATAAGCCTTGAGAAAGTGAAAAGCTATTTAAGTGGTGAAACTTTTGGTGAGCTAATGAACTTTTTTAAAAAATTAGAGGCTGAAAAATATGTCTATATAAATAATGGCTCTATAAATTTCACTTTAGATGGAATATTTTGGGGAAATACGATAGCAGTTGAAGTTGCAAAAATAGTAAAAAAAGATTTTATAAAACATATTGATATGAATATTATACCTATGCTACACCATCATATGAAAAATTCAGAAGTTACTAATAAAATGTCACCAAATATGTTAGAAAAAGCTAAGAAAATGAATGAAAATATGATGCGTATGCCACATCATTATACTGATGAACAGAATTTACATAGTAAAATTCCAGATATGAGCAAACAAAAACAAAAGGAAATTAAAATGAAAAATGTAGTTATTTATTCATCAAAAACAGGAAATACAAAAAAAGTTGCAGAAGCTATAGCGCAAAGTTTAGATTATGAGCTTATAAATATAGATGATGTAAGAGATTTTGATGATTATGAAAAAATTATTTTTGGTTTTTGGGTTGACAAGGGTTTTATGGATACAAAAACTAAGAAAAAAGCTGAAAACATTAAAAATAAAACTTTAGGTATATTTTTTACATCAGGAGTTGAGCCAAATAGCGAGCATGCAAAAGAGTGTTTAGAAAAATCAAAAGAGTATTTTACTATTTTAGGTAACAATGTTACTCACCTTTTTTGCTGTCAAGGGGCAATTGATCCTGAGGTTATAGAGATAATGAAAAATATGGCAATTAAAATGGGAGATAAAGCTGTTCATAAAATCACTGATGAAAGAAGAGCAAGATGGAAAAAAGCAGAAACTCATCCAGATAAAGAAGATTTAAAAAATGCAATTTTAGCATTTTCAAATTTTTGA
- a CDS encoding pirin family protein, with protein sequence MERQIETQVKGRRAIDGAGVHLVRVLGGETTRTFDPILMLDSFDSTNPDDYTAGFPMHPHRGIETISYVYRGKMVHRDSLGNSDMISDGEVQWMNSGSGILHEEMLPASERVLGVQLWINLPKSEKMSKPSYHSIKNNDIEEIEIEGGKLRLLAGSYKEHQGYKGEHLPLDYYDIHLEANKEFSIDTKNDASIMLFTLVGNIYVNDKFVEEKTAVKLTNGDILRIKNGDKKAQVLFMSSVKLSEPVAWAGPIVMNTQEELREAFNDLQNDTFIKENIDY encoded by the coding sequence ATGGAAAGACAAATCGAAACACAGGTTAAAGGTAGAAGAGCAATTGATGGTGCTGGCGTGCATTTAGTAAGAGTATTGGGCGGAGAAACAACAAGAACATTTGATCCAATATTAATGCTTGATTCGTTTGATAGCACAAATCCTGATGATTATACAGCAGGTTTTCCTATGCATCCTCACAGAGGCATAGAGACTATAAGCTATGTATATAGAGGAAAAATGGTCCATAGAGATAGCCTTGGAAACTCAGATATGATATCTGATGGAGAAGTTCAATGGATGAACTCTGGATCTGGTATTTTGCATGAAGAAATGCTTCCTGCTAGCGAAAGAGTTTTAGGAGTTCAACTTTGGATAAACCTTCCTAAGTCTGAAAAAATGAGCAAACCAAGTTATCATAGTATAAAAAATAATGACATTGAAGAGATAGAAATTGAAGGAGGTAAGCTTAGATTGCTTGCTGGCTCCTATAAAGAACATCAAGGATATAAAGGCGAACATTTACCACTTGATTACTATGACATACATCTTGAAGCAAACAAAGAATTTTCTATAGATACAAAAAATGATGCTTCAATTATGCTTTTTACTCTAGTTGGTAACATCTATGTAAATGATAAATTTGTAGAAGAAAAAACAGCTGTAAAATTAACTAATGGCGATATCTTGAGAATTAAAAATGGCGACAAAAAAGCTCAAGTGTTATTTATGAGTTCTGTTAAACTTAGTGAGCCTGTAGCCTGGGCTGGACCAATTGTAATGAATACTCAAGAAGAGTTAAGAGAAGCCTTTAATGATCTTCAAAACGATACTTTTATAAAAGAAAATATAGATTATTAA
- a CDS encoding pyridoxal phosphate-dependent decarboxylase family protein: MNKEEFILFQWKEAQESLNKFMPMMAEEQMNASRTSIINPLPEEKKEKIKSIPFQEEPRSANDVMDDLKELVYKYRTMQNNPRFFSFIPLALSPISVVGEAINAFYSPYGGSHTLSQGMAVAEKRLINWLGEQVGYPVKELGGLFVSGGSMANLTASIVARDEKLKDNEFYKGTVYISDQTHSSVAKGIRVMGIPRANIKKVKTNRYFQMIPEELEKQIQEDKEAGYIPFLIVGSCGTTNTGSIDPLHKLADISEKYNTWLHIDGAYGASALLSSYRELLDGIERSDSISWDGHKWLFQSYGCAVVICKDRQAMARTFNSNPEYLTDIKSDDSNINFWDMGIELTAPARGMRLWYTLQRVGLKEMRRAIDKGFENAKYFEELFKKEAYFEIVSPAQLSTVNIRYFDNNHSEEELNQINKKLSEMATKRNKAIYYTTMLNEKIVLRFCTINPLLTKKDVKEVVEEIKNDIVSLGLIK, encoded by the coding sequence TTGAATAAAGAAGAATTTATTTTATTTCAATGGAAAGAAGCGCAAGAATCTCTAAACAAATTTATGCCTATGATGGCTGAAGAGCAAATGAATGCTTCTAGAACTAGTATAATAAATCCATTGCCTGAGGAGAAAAAAGAAAAGATAAAAAGTATACCTTTTCAAGAAGAACCTAGATCAGCAAATGATGTTATGGATGATTTAAAAGAGCTAGTTTACAAATATAGAACTATGCAAAACAATCCAAGATTTTTTTCTTTTATACCCTTAGCACTATCGCCGATATCTGTTGTAGGAGAAGCAATTAATGCTTTTTATTCACCATATGGAGGAAGCCATACTTTAAGTCAAGGAATGGCAGTTGCTGAGAAAAGGCTTATAAACTGGCTAGGCGAACAAGTTGGATATCCTGTAAAAGAGCTTGGTGGATTATTTGTTTCAGGTGGCTCTATGGCAAATTTAACAGCCTCTATAGTTGCTAGAGATGAAAAACTAAAAGACAATGAATTTTACAAAGGAACTGTTTACATCTCGGATCAAACCCATTCATCCGTTGCAAAAGGGATACGAGTTATGGGAATTCCTAGAGCAAATATTAAAAAAGTAAAGACAAATAGATATTTTCAAATGATTCCAGAAGAGCTAGAAAAACAAATTCAAGAAGACAAAGAAGCGGGTTATATTCCGTTTTTAATAGTTGGTTCTTGTGGAACTACAAATACAGGCTCAATTGATCCGCTACACAAATTAGCAGACATTAGCGAAAAATACAATACTTGGCTTCATATAGATGGTGCTTATGGTGCTAGTGCTTTACTATCTTCTTACCGTGAATTATTAGACGGCATTGAACGCAGTGATTCTATAAGTTGGGATGGTCATAAGTGGTTATTTCAGTCTTATGGATGTGCGGTTGTGATATGCAAAGACCGTCAAGCTATGGCAAGAACTTTTAATTCCAATCCTGAATATTTGACAGATATAAAATCAGACGATTCAAATATAAATTTTTGGGATATGGGAATTGAATTAACCGCTCCAGCAAGAGGCATGCGTTTATGGTATACCTTACAAAGAGTCGGCTTAAAAGAGATGAGACGAGCAATTGATAAAGGTTTTGAAAATGCAAAATACTTTGAAGAGCTATTTAAAAAAGAAGCATATTTTGAAATAGTATCGCCTGCTCAGTTAAGCACTGTAAACATAAGATATTTTGATAACAACCATAGCGAAGAAGAGCTAAACCAAATAAATAAAAAACTATCTGAAATGGCTACAAAACGCAATAAGGCAATATACTATACAACTATGCTTAATGAAAAAATTGTTTTAAGATTTTGCACAATTAATCCTTTGTTAACCAAAAAGGATGTTAAAGAAGTTGTCGAAGAAATTAAAAATGATATTGTATCCCTTGGGCTAATTAAATAA
- a CDS encoding (4Fe-4S)-binding protein produces the protein MEQIVKKYEKDGLTVYWKPNTCTHAGKCVKGSPKVFDVNRRPWVKLDEDSIEHIMEVIDRCPSGALSYEKK, from the coding sequence ATGGAACAAATAGTTAAAAAATACGAAAAAGATGGTTTAACAGTTTATTGGAAACCAAATACCTGTACTCACGCAGGTAAATGCGTTAAAGGCTCTCCAAAAGTTTTTGATGTAAATAGAAGACCATGGGTAAAACTTGATGAAGATAGCATAGAACACATTATGGAAGTAATTGATAGATGTCCATCTGGTGCACTAAGTTATGAAAAAAAGTAA